The sequence GTAACTGTGGCCGTACTTGTGGCTTCCCCTGCTCTCGGCTCCGTTTCCTGACGCAGCGCCGACAATATATCTGGCAATGCATAGCGGCGGGACGCTGGCAGGCTGAGACCGTCAACGCATTGCATCATTTGTTGAAGCAGTTCAGGGTATGCGATCCGATACCGTTGCGCCATGCGCTGCAAGTTGCTGCCGATAAAAGATTTGGTGTTGAAGTGCGAACCGCGGTCCAATAACAGGTAGTCCAGAACGAATTTCCACAACACTGATTCGAATGTGTCCATAGGCTCACGGACCAGAGGTTGCTGCTGATGCAGCATTTTCAGGTCTGAGACAAAATTGATAATGATCGCCGCATCTCCTTTCGCCAGCAGCTGGACCAGCGCCACGAGGACCGGCCGCGACAAACTATGCGCAAGCTTAGAGCGGCGGCTCTCGTAGGAGCCTAAGGTCTGCAGATACGTGGCCAGTGCTTCTGGTATTGTGACGAGCGCATCGCGTACCAAATTATCTGCATTGCCAGCGGTGCTGTTAGTTGCCAAAAAAACGATCAATTCGCTGAGCGCCGGCTCAGATGTCAACACGAACGACGCAGGCGACGACTCGGCCGCCGAATTCCCTGCAGGATACGGATTGGAAAATGCTGCTATTTTCCGCAGCGCGACGCTCAGCGTCTCAGTTATCTTGAGCGCCAGATCTTTTTCCAGCGTCTCTGCGTTAACGATACCGAGCTCAAGGACAAGAGAGTCCAGCACAATATCTGGCATTCCGCCTGGTACCGACCCGAGCGCTGCATCAATCGCATCTTCGAAGCCTTCGTGACAAAATACGCTGACGCGGTCTTGTACCGGATTGGCTTGCGCTGAGGACCCCAACTCCAGTTCAAATAAAAGTTTGTGGATGCGGGTAGTTGCCGTCGGCAATTTGGCTCCCATATGCTAGGCCGAGGTCGGTAAACGTTGGATAAACAAACACAAACGCCGCGCCGCTTCATTCAAGGCTGCGGCTTGGTCAGCTCGGTTAGACCGGTTGGACAAATCCAAGTTGTTTTTCTGATGGGTTGCGTTCGCAGATGGAGCATGGCATGCATATTTGCATTGCATCCAATCGCCATGCAAGCGCTTGAATTTAGCCATCATAACCGTACTCAACCAATAACACTGGGCCGCCAGATGCGCTGGACAGTTTTCTCTGACGCTGCGTTCGGCAAAGTCTCTGAACCCGTGGTTTTGAAAGCGAATTGGCCACTCCGGGAAAAATAGGCTAAGCCGCATCGAATAAAAAGGAGCGGATGGCAGTCTGGGTAACTGCTTTAATTTTGCGACGTGCCGCGCTAACCGCGCACCATGGCGCCGCGCTTCCGACTCGGACGGGTGTTCCTGTTTGTCGCAAGCAATCAAGACTCCGCTACTGGCGTACAGCACCGCTCGATGACAATCACTTTGTGTAGTTTGTACGGATAGCTTACCAAGGTTACTTAACCACTCCAGCACTTTCTCAGGGTCGGCTTTGAATTCTTTTTCAAGCGCAGGCGTAAATTCCCATTCCAATTCTTCCCAGTCAATCTCGACGTGAACGTCGATAAGATGTTTCTGTTGATGCTGCTCGGTTGTCGGCTGGGGGCGTAACAACACATGTTCTAACAAAATCAACTCTTCATCGACGTAGACATTTTGGGGATCATTAAAAAAAGTCCCCAGATGTTGCGTGATATCTTTCAGTGCAGCATGCGCTTGCTCACGATTGATGGCGCGATACACTACTTGTGGCTGGTGAACGGCTTGCTTCTCTTCTTGGTGGTTTGCGACTTGGGGCCAGTTAAACAACAATATAGCCCGCCCGTCGTCTAGCGTCTTAATGTTGTATCGACGAGGGTCAATGCCGTGTTTCAGAAGACTTTGAAATGTATTCTGATTATCATAAGAATAGACAAATTGGCCTGCCTGCGTCTGGTTCAGCTTACTGTTATAACTGTAGTGAGTGTGCTGACGATAGCTAAACTTGTTCGAAACCGGGCCCCGGTGAGTCGGATGTACTTCTTGTCCGTTGCCCAGCAGACCTAACAAACAAAACAAACGGTTTTCCAGACCAGAACGCGTGGCAGTGCTGATCTGATGATGCGCGGTGTAATCGTAAGCGCTGCTACGCCGGCTACTGAGTTTGTCATAATGACGTAGAAACGTTAGCTTCCAATGCATCACATCTGAATAGAAATCAGACTTCTCGCCAAAGGACCGTGGATCCGCGCTTGACAATGCGACATCGTCAAAAGCTTCACCAACGCGCGCCAGCAAATGATCGAGAAAGCGGTTTCTGCGATGTACCATATCGTCAAGCTCATCTACCAGGCGGGCGAGACCGACACGATACGCTTGCAGCCCAGACTGTAAGTCGTCCTCGACGGCGGGAGATACCAAGGGTACCGATGCTGCTGGCAGTAACTGTATGTGCTGCGCTTGCGCGGTAAGGTCGCAGCACAGGTCGCCGATTTTTTCAACCAGCATATCTCTGTGAGTTACAGCTAATGCATGCGAGCCAAAGCGTTCAACGCCGGACAGAATAGTCTGCGTCTCGTTTTTGCACAACATGACGTGAAAACGACGGTTTTTGTGATTAATAATGCGAAAATTATGGGCATTCACGCCATATTCGAGCAAATCCACAACGCAAGATTTTTGTTGAGCAACTGTCAGTTTTTCTGCGCTTAATACTCTGCGGCCCTTAAGGTCGTTGAAATGCACAGCCATTACACCGCGGGTTTTGATGGTCAGTAATGGTCTTATATCTTGTCCTGCGATGTTTTCCAGCAGGTGCGCGAGCCGCGCAATCCTGCGCTGTGCCGCCTCGCGCGTGGCGAAACGTTCTCCACCGAACGCAATTGCAGCGCCATGCTCGTCATTCAGGACGATATGCCAGCGCTCCGCGTGTACTGCCACGCTGTGATAATGGCGAGAGTGCGCGCCGTGCGTCATCAACTTCGAACGCAATTTATCCGCCTCTTCTTGCGTACCCGCTTCTCTGCTCACAAGCAGGATCATCGACAGAGGGTGCACGCCCTTAAGATAGACCACGTAATGATCCTGGTCCTTTGGCGGAATGCTCTCTGCGGCCGCCTTGCGCGTATTGAACACAGCGAGCTTGAGTAGATCAGGCGGCGCGTTCCTGTCTTTCCGCTGGGCATCGGAGCCATCGACCAATGCCTGCGAAAAATACGAATTAGGAATATCATCGTCCAGAGAAAACAGTTTTCCTGCGTGGGCAATCTGGGCGCAATAATCGGTCAGTATCTGCTCAAAAAACAGTAAATAAGTTTTTAGTTGCCGCGCTTGTATCAGTTGTTTTTTGCGCTTCTCTGGCGCGCTGTCACGATAGCGCACGCCTTTGTCGCCAATGCCATAGGTGACTGGAAAGTGATGCTGAATAGAATAATACCGACCGAGATCCCGGAACGTACCCGCCGGCGGCTGCAGATAGAGATCCTCGGCGCTCGCTTTTTCCGACATTTTTTCGGCATACTTCCTGTTTGCCATCAGCGTCTGCATATGTCGGAACACGCGTTCGGAGTCGACCAGACATGCGATGCTTTTGCGCCTGATGACGATAGGGTAAGTGAGCGCGGGCAGCGGAGCGTGGCCGCCTGAATACGATTTTCTTGCCTCGGATGGAGGATTGAGTGATGTAAAAATAGACGGTGCCAGGCGTGGAACGGTACCAGCCTCAATCGGCACGTCTCCCGTCAGGTATTTATTTTTATCCACGGTAATGCAGAGGCCACCAACAGCGATCACACCAGCAATACTCGTAATGATACGGGCCACGTCCTCGACCCTAAATTTTATTGGAAGCGGACATAGTTGCGTATCATCGATAATCCCAAGTTCCAGTTTTGGACCGCAAAATATAGCATCGTAGGATGCGCCTATGGCGGCATCGGGCGAAGATGTCACATGCGGATACGGTATCAACTGGTTTTGTATCGCATCCATGATATTGCCCAACACGGCGGTAGGATTTGCCGCCTCATCAATTTCTACGAGGGCCTCGACCCACACAGGTAGTGGCTCAAGTACATGTACCGTCAGAAAATCTTCTCCAAGGTTGCGATGCCGATTGAGCAATGATTGCACCGCTTGCTCTAGCGCTAATATTGCCGATGACTCGGCTTTTTGGTCAGCGACTTCTTCGCCAAAGGTTTCTATCTGGACCGCGTAAAGGCCTTGTATCCCACTCTTGGTATCCCGCTTCAACCAAACATTTTTCAGATTCTTGCACTGATCGTAAAGAAGTTTGCGGTAGTCGTTGATAGTCAGCGGCGCACTGGTCAATATTTTTTCGCCGCCGAACAACGCGTCGCGTGATTGATAAGGGGTTGCACCGGGTCGCTGAGGTGCTGGTGCCAGCAGATCCGGCATGGGGGTCTGGATGCGCAAACCAAGATCGGTCATTGCGTAACAGAGTTGCTCCAGAATGGTAACGCCGGGATCATGTTCGTTGTAATCGGTCCAGATATCGCCGCCTAATTGCTGGCTATTGCGTATGCCTTGTTTTAGCAGCGCGCCAAAATCCACGCTGGTCAATAGAGGCGCTGTCCGTGAAATAAATGCCGGTTTTTTCATGCGATCAGGCCGAACATTAAACTAAAAATTCGCATCGATTGTTTACCAGACTCGGGTGATGTTGAACTGAATCGCCACCGGCTTACCCTCAGAGTCAAGGCCAAAGTCGATTCCAGTACCGATGCACAGATCATATTTAGCCGCGCTCTTCTTCCAGCGCAGCTTTATTTTGTGGCGAATATCCCAGCTGCGGCAACTACAGGTCTGACTAATATCGTCCGCATTTCCGTTAAAGCTGAGTAGCACAATCGCGTGGGTTACGGCATGGCGATGTTTAGAGGTGACAACGCCTGAGGCACTTGCGACAATCTCAAAACCATAACAATCGTACAGGCCGGTCATGATCGGATGACTGCGTCCATCGGCGGGCACACTGCCCACCGCGAGATTCATCGCTGACTGGATTTGTTTTTGCGAATCCGAACCTTGATACTGGTCGACGTGCGCGGAAGCGCCGCACCAACCAGGAGCCAGGTTCACCAGGTTCGAGGTTTGCGGTAACTCCGGCACAGGAGGTGAAATTACTGCTGGAAACGACAGATCATCTGCTTTGAATATCGCGTCAATCAATGCGGAAAAATTACTTTCATTGGGCATACTGCCATTTTTGAACTGCGCTTTCAGCTCATCTTTAGGGCTGAGATTTTTGATAATGCTAGTCATAATTTGTCCTCAGTAGATGCATACATGCGATTAAAAGCCACGACATAGGTGGGGCTTGCGGTCGGCGCAACGACCAGGGCAAGCGGCATTGCACCACCGACACCGAGAATAAAATTCTCACCCAATGTCATTTTTCCAACCCCAGTTTGAGGCTGCGGGTCCAAGTCGCTCCCGGATTTAATCTGATGCAATGCTACTGGCATAAAAACCGACAACGGTGTCAATGCCAGCGCGCTATCGGACTCAGCGATCCAGACGAATTTATTACCCTGCTCTGTGATATTTTCTTGCGCCATCCATACTTTGCTGATGCGTTCGATATAAGTCAGAGTCCGGATAAAGCGGGCCAGATCGTGACCATGAACCTGGCCGCAACCGATATTTAACGGCACCAACGGGTTCTGCAGCCAAGGCGCAAGATAGTCGGAAATATCGGCGTTAAGCTGCTTGATGCATGCACCGTCGGATTGATCCGCCTTAAACACGACATTCACGTACACCTTTAGTGGCTCATAGACCGGATTACAGATGTGAATCTCGCCGACAAACTCAGAAATGTAAGGTTGCAAGCTATCTGCAATATCCGTCAAAGTATGCAAGGTGAAGGGCGCTGGCTCGATAACAAGTGCTTCAAGGTTGTCAACGGGTGTGGCGCTGGACGCCACAGCAATCACCACAGTTCCCGTCGCTATCCGTAACCCTTCCGGAAATCCGGCACTGTTATTAGCGGTTATGCACTTGGCCTGGAGCACAGCAGGAAATGCGTCCAGCACAAGCTGTTCATAATCGCTAGGCTGACTCGCCCGCTGCTTATGCTTCAGGCGTTCGCTAATTCGGCTACGGAATACCGATGGGGATTCAGCCGCCCTACCGTTGTCACTGGCATACGGCTGTAAGACTTTTTTGATCGCAGGGGTTTTCTTAAGTAGTGCCTTGATGCTGGCTGGCATAAGGGACAGAGTAGTGGCATCTTGCGCGGCCAAACAGCGGGTAGCAGTGACAGCGTTAGGCACGATGTCAACGCAAAGTGTATCCAGCGCTTCTTTGGCGGCCCGCACTTCTATCCAGAACTGACCGCTCGGCATCACGCTGTTGTTGTCATTCAAGTCTGCGGGCAATGCAAATCTGACTACGCCTGAACGTGTGAAGTCTTGCGTGCCTGACTGTACCGCATATGCTGGAAAATCATGCCAGCGGTCGCTACTCAAGTAGCGCCAGCGAATCGCTGCCATTGGTTTTGGGACCGACTCGTCGGTAGCATTCCCCGCATCGTCGCGCTTCCATACATGTTTAGTGGCACTAGGTTCGCGTATTTGAAAATGAAGGCTGAGCGTCTGCGGAGGGGTCAGATTTTTCAGGCCAATGTACAGGCGTCCTTCGCAACCGTCGTCTGCCAGCAAAAAGGTTGGCGCATCCTTCTGTATTGGGCAACTGCCAAATGGATAAAGGTAATGTAGTTTAGGAAACTCTTCACCCCTTTCGCTTTCCGCGATCACAATGGAATCGCTGGCACCATACTCGCAACTGATGTACTTTACTTGGGGGGCAATTGGCGGATTGGGCAGTGGAACAGGCGTTCCCGTTGATTTCTTCAACGTTGCACTAGCGTTAAGCAGCACCTGGCTGCGGAACGCGGCCGGAAACACTGCACTGCCAAAGCCGTCCTGGGGAGACGCCAACGCTAGCCGGAGCGTACCAGGTGCCGGACAAGGAACGCGCGGGGAAGCTGTAGCATCCACCAAAGGCGTATTGTTGAAAGTGATAGCGGCTGTACTGACCTGATTGGGGTAAAGCGGCTGAAGTGTCTGATCCATCCACCGGCGTCCGTTGTAGACGCTTGGTTGAATTTGAAATGTATCGGCTAATATAATCGCCGGCGCGTAATACGCATAATAGCTGTCAAAGCTGGCAGCAGCCAGCGGCAAATTAAGCCAGATTAGGGAAATTTTTACATCCCTGAGATTGTCTTTGCCTAACTCGGCATGCGCAATATCGAAATGCGCACCACACGCGCCCAGTGCGCCAAACGGAAAAAACGGCTTATCCACGGCAATCTGACCCAAATCTCCGCTCAACGTCAGGTTCCGTAAGTCAGAGACCACGACGTTGAGATCAACCTGTTTGAGCTGAATGTTAGAAAAACTGGAATATTGATACACACTGGCGTCAGAGTTCAATACCAGTCGCACGCAAGGCCATGGGCCAGGCGGTGCGCCAGCCAAGGCTTGGTTGCACACCATCGCAGGTTGATCTGGACCTAAGCTAAAACAAACATCGATAACGATGTCGTCCTGCGCTTCAGATTGCTCTTGGGAATATTCAAACGCAACCCGCATCCATTCTTTGGCGGTGCTGACGAAGAGCTTGAAACCTTCGCCGAACAGCGTGTTTATATTTGCAGTCTGCTGCTCCCTCTGTCGGGAAAGCTCAGTACGAATGGCGCTTGAATTGGCAGCATCGATAATAAACTTGATTGTGACCTTCCGTTCGCCTTCGCTGAGCAACAACACAGGTGATGTGATCATCAATCCGAGCTCGGCATCTTGCGTAAACGGGGCGGAAGGCGACTGAGAGGAGGCGGAAAACATCGGCCAACCCAGCGCTGGATTTTTCAAAGGAGCGTCAATGCCGTCCTCCGTGTTGGCCGCCAGAGTCACCAGTGCACGCCGCACCCAGGCTGGTGCCGCGTTATCTCGCTCCAAGGTAAGACGATACAAGGAGCACCGCTTAGCCGGTTGGACAACGATATCGGCATCGGTCGCGTACAGAATATCTTCGCCAACCAGATTTTTACCGCCCATTAGCAAACTCTTGGCCGGCAATAGCCACGATGTAAAGCCGGGGGCGAGTTCGAACATCACGGTGACACTATCAGCTTGACCTCGACGTTCGCTCAGTTGAAGCACGCTGCGGTAGTAATAGTCAAGATGACGTTCGGTAAAATTATTTAGATCGTTTTGCAAAAACTGCATTAATTGCAAGAGTGCAATCAACAAAGTAGTGTGTGGCGGATGGTCTGATTTATTGCTGAGACTAAGCTGCAGTTCCTCCTGCGCTACCCCTTGTAATTGCGTCAGTGCAGCATCCACAGCGTTGAGTTGCTTCACCAGCGTATCGTCGATGGTGAAGCTGCCCTCCCCCGCTGCTGTCGCTGGGGTTAGACGCCACGGTGCCTGCGCATACCATTTCACCGCTGCACCGGTGGCGTCCCTGGCGCGACTATCCCATAGCGCAGCCCATTTTTTATTGTTAAGTATAAAATCCAGAACGTTCGCTAAGGCAGGTTGAATCAATGCTTCTAGCGTCGATGCCAGATTGTTGGACATCGCGTCATTGTCGGCCAGCTGTGTACGCAGATACCAGTCGTCAATACAGCACAACCGTGTATAGATGGCGTCTATCAAATCGCGTTCAGCCGTCTCATCCCATACCAGCTGACGTGCCAGGCGATTGGTGTCGAAAAGTGCTTGATCAACTTTGTAATTACACACTTCTGCCAACAAAAAACTGATATCGGCATTAAAAAAGACACTCCAATCGCCTTGCGGCTGCGCGCCACCGGTTTCATCCGGTCCATAAAAATTCAATAATTTGGAAAACTTTTGTGCAAATGTCAGGAAATGCGCTATCGATCGCTCGTCCACTAATACTGACGACGGATCTAGTGCGGGGGTGAAGCGCGCACTTTGAGTGGTACCCCAATCCGGGCGGCGCATCAGGGCGAGCCGATCTGGCGCACGTTACTGCCTTCGAGCAGGTAAAACGGATAGACCATGTTGCTACGGGTATTGGTTTGCGGAATAGAGTAGCTCAACGATATGTTGAGCTGCCCCGAATTGCTCTCATCCTCCTCAACCACAATATCGATGACAAGAATGCGCGGTTCGAAGAATAAGATGGCGCGCTTCAGCAAGTCTTCGATGCGGCTAAACAATTCGACCCCGATGGTCTCGAATACTTCGTGCTCCAGGGTACATCCGTAGGCGGGTAGCATGGTGCGCTCGCACAACGTCGTTGAAAACAGAATGTGCAGGCTTTCGATAATATCTTGCTCACCCTGCACCATTCGCACGCTTCCCTGATTGTGATCAAATTCGGGTGGAAAGCCCCAACCTCGCCCCAGAAAACTACCGTCGGAAGCCGCCACTTTATCCACCTATCATGACGGTCGGAAAACCCAGCACAATGCTGCCGCCATGCGCAGTGGTATC is a genomic window of Glaciimonas sp. PAMC28666 containing:
- a CDS encoding baseplate J/gp47 family protein; this translates as MRRPDWGTTQSARFTPALDPSSVLVDERSIAHFLTFAQKFSKLLNFYGPDETGGAQPQGDWSVFFNADISFLLAEVCNYKVDQALFDTNRLARQLVWDETAERDLIDAIYTRLCCIDDWYLRTQLADNDAMSNNLASTLEALIQPALANVLDFILNNKKWAALWDSRARDATGAAVKWYAQAPWRLTPATAAGEGSFTIDDTLVKQLNAVDAALTQLQGVAQEELQLSLSNKSDHPPHTTLLIALLQLMQFLQNDLNNFTERHLDYYYRSVLQLSERRGQADSVTVMFELAPGFTSWLLPAKSLLMGGKNLVGEDILYATDADIVVQPAKRCSLYRLTLERDNAAPAWVRRALVTLAANTEDGIDAPLKNPALGWPMFSASSQSPSAPFTQDAELGLMITSPVLLLSEGERKVTIKFIIDAANSSAIRTELSRQREQQTANINTLFGEGFKLFVSTAKEWMRVAFEYSQEQSEAQDDIVIDVCFSLGPDQPAMVCNQALAGAPPGPWPCVRLVLNSDASVYQYSSFSNIQLKQVDLNVVVSDLRNLTLSGDLGQIAVDKPFFPFGALGACGAHFDIAHAELGKDNLRDVKISLIWLNLPLAAASFDSYYAYYAPAIILADTFQIQPSVYNGRRWMDQTLQPLYPNQVSTAAITFNNTPLVDATASPRVPCPAPGTLRLALASPQDGFGSAVFPAAFRSQVLLNASATLKKSTGTPVPLPNPPIAPQVKYISCEYGASDSIVIAESERGEEFPKLHYLYPFGSCPIQKDAPTFLLADDGCEGRLYIGLKNLTPPQTLSLHFQIREPSATKHVWKRDDAGNATDESVPKPMAAIRWRYLSSDRWHDFPAYAVQSGTQDFTRSGVVRFALPADLNDNNSVMPSGQFWIEVRAAKEALDTLCVDIVPNAVTATRCLAAQDATTLSLMPASIKALLKKTPAIKKVLQPYASDNGRAAESPSVFRSRISERLKHKQRASQPSDYEQLVLDAFPAVLQAKCITANNSAGFPEGLRIATGTVVIAVASSATPVDNLEALVIEPAPFTLHTLTDIADSLQPYISEFVGEIHICNPVYEPLKVYVNVVFKADQSDGACIKQLNADISDYLAPWLQNPLVPLNIGCGQVHGHDLARFIRTLTYIERISKVWMAQENITEQGNKFVWIAESDSALALTPLSVFMPVALHQIKSGSDLDPQPQTGVGKMTLGENFILGVGGAMPLALVVAPTASPTYVVAFNRMYASTEDKL
- a CDS encoding GPW/gp25 family protein, whose translation is MAASDGSFLGRGWGFPPEFDHNQGSVRMVQGEQDIIESLHILFSTTLCERTMLPAYGCTLEHEVFETIGVELFSRIEDLLKRAILFFEPRILVIDIVVEEDESNSGQLNISLSYSIPQTNTRSNMVYPFYLLEGSNVRQIGSP